In Methanobrevibacter sp., a genomic segment contains:
- the rfbC gene encoding dTDP-4-dehydrorhamnose 3,5-epimerase: MGKFKFTELDIEGMFTVEPTVFEDNRGYFMESYNENDFKEAGYDLTFVQDNQSKSSKGVLRGLHLQVNYPQGKLVRVIKGEVFDVGVDLRADSPTYGKWAGAILSEENKKQLYIPPKFAHGFVVLSDEAEFQYKCTEFYHGEDESGIMWDDPDIAIDWPIDDIDEIILSDKDKEWKTLKESQIKYE, from the coding sequence ATGGGAAAATTTAAATTTACTGAGTTGGACATTGAAGGAATGTTTACAGTTGAACCTACTGTCTTTGAGGACAACAGGGGATACTTCATGGAATCATATAATGAAAATGACTTTAAAGAGGCAGGTTACGATTTGACCTTTGTTCAGGATAACCAATCAAAATCCTCAAAAGGAGTTTTAAGAGGCCTTCACTTGCAGGTCAATTATCCACAAGGCAAATTGGTACGTGTAATTAAAGGTGAAGTCTTCGATGTCGGAGTTGACCTGAGGGCGGACTCCCCTACCTATGGAAAATGGGCGGGCGCCATCTTGTCTGAGGAAAACAAAAAACAGTTATACATTCCACCAAAATTCGCTCACGGTTTTGTTGTTTTATCCGACGAAGCCGAATTCCAGTATAAATGCACAGAATTTTACCACGGCGAAGACGAAAGCGGAATCATGTGGGATGACCCGGACATTGCAATCGACTGGCCTATAGATGATATTGACGAGATAATCTTGTCCGACAAGGATAAGGAATGGAAAACCCTTAAGGAATCTCAAATCAAATACGAGTGA